The Nocardioides plantarum genome includes a region encoding these proteins:
- a CDS encoding FUSC family protein — protein MELVSLERGRQRGRRSLAQRLDRFRDKRWQVAQCAIAAGVAWFVAHDVLGHQVPVFAPIAAVVSLGTSYAQRLRRVSEVTAGVAIGVFLGDLLVVWLGSGPWQIALIVGLAMTSAVLLDAGTLFVNQAAVQALFVAALAPGAGDSLLRWTDALVGGAVALVAATVVPSAPLRRPREQAAVVLAKVAELLRAASEVMDDGDAERGLDLLDDARATDHLVRRLQAAADEGMAVVASSPFRIRHRPGIRRMADIVGPLDRALRSTRVLVRQVAVGAYRRRPVPHAYAVLAGELATVVERMVTELGDDQAPGDLRHRLLEIGAATGRVERADEMTAEVVLAQLRSVIVDLLMLTGLGQLEATDALPPPPR, from the coding sequence ATGGAGCTGGTGTCGTTGGAGCGCGGCCGCCAACGCGGCCGGCGCAGCCTGGCCCAGCGGCTGGACCGCTTCCGCGACAAGCGCTGGCAGGTGGCGCAGTGCGCGATCGCCGCCGGTGTCGCGTGGTTCGTCGCCCACGACGTGCTCGGCCACCAGGTGCCCGTCTTCGCGCCCATCGCGGCCGTGGTCAGCCTCGGCACGTCGTACGCCCAACGGCTGCGGCGCGTCTCCGAGGTCACCGCGGGCGTCGCGATCGGGGTGTTCCTGGGCGACCTGCTCGTCGTCTGGCTCGGGTCCGGCCCGTGGCAGATCGCGCTGATCGTCGGGCTCGCCATGACGTCCGCGGTGCTGCTCGACGCCGGGACCCTGTTCGTCAACCAGGCGGCCGTGCAGGCGCTGTTCGTCGCCGCGCTCGCACCCGGCGCCGGTGACTCGCTGCTGCGCTGGACCGACGCCCTGGTGGGCGGGGCGGTCGCGCTGGTGGCGGCCACCGTCGTGCCGTCGGCCCCGCTGCGCCGTCCGCGCGAGCAGGCCGCGGTGGTCCTGGCCAAGGTCGCCGAGCTGCTGCGCGCCGCCTCCGAGGTGATGGACGACGGCGACGCCGAGCGCGGCCTCGACCTGCTCGACGACGCCCGCGCCACCGACCACCTCGTCCGACGGCTGCAGGCCGCCGCCGACGAGGGCATGGCCGTCGTCGCCTCCTCGCCGTTCCGGATCCGGCACCGACCGGGGATCCGTCGGATGGCCGACATCGTCGGCCCGCTCGACCGGGCGCTGCGCTCGACGCGCGTGCTGGTGCGCCAGGTCGCGGTCGGTGCCTACCGCCGCCGCCCGGTCCCGCACGCGTACGCCGTCCTCGCCGGCGAGCTGGCCACGGTCGTGGAGCGGATGGTCACCGAGCTCGGTGACGACCAGGCGCCCGGCGACCTGCGCCACCGGCTCCTCGAGATCGGCGCTGCGACGGGCCGGGTCGAGCGCGCCGACGAGATGACCGCCGAGGTCGTGCTCGCGCAGCTGCGCTCGGTGATCGTCGACCTGCTGATGCTCACCGGGCT
- a CDS encoding STAS domain-containing protein — MSASTGFSSSSERHGDCVTLAFAGDVDVLQVGAIRRLLNDALIDGCSLLVIDLSEVTFMDSVGLGVLVATWKRARVLRIDLVVWRPSPPVATVLSLTALDRVLRVDVRDEHPGIDEHRTAAG; from the coding sequence ATGAGTGCCAGCACAGGCTTCTCGTCGTCGAGCGAGCGACACGGTGACTGCGTCACCCTCGCCTTCGCCGGCGATGTCGACGTCCTCCAGGTCGGCGCGATCCGCCGACTCCTCAACGACGCGCTGATCGACGGGTGCTCGCTCCTGGTGATCGACCTCTCCGAGGTCACGTTCATGGACTCGGTCGGTCTCGGCGTGCTGGTCGCGACCTGGAAGCGAGCGCGGGTGCTGCGCATCGACCTGGTGGTCTGGCGCCCGTCGCCGCCGGTGGCCACGGTGCTCAGCCTGACCGCGCTCGACCGGGTGCTGCGGGTCGACGTGCGCGACGAGCACCCCGGCATCGACGAGCACCGGACCGCCGCCGGCTGA